A stretch of the Janthinobacterium sp. B9-8 genome encodes the following:
- a CDS encoding TerD family protein, whose product MAINLEKGQKISLDKEAGVTLSKIIMGLAWDAVKSKGFLGFGGSAPDIDLDASCILFDEQNHPIDAVWFRQLKSKDGSVMHTGDNRTGEGDGDDEQIVVDLTRVPVNVKSLVFTVNSFTGQNFSQIANATCRILNANDNKEVARFNLSALGSHNAQIMAKLYRHNNEWKMHAIGEIGNGRTFDELMPQITPHL is encoded by the coding sequence ATGGCGATTAACCTAGAGAAAGGCCAGAAGATTTCCCTCGATAAAGAGGCTGGCGTTACATTAAGCAAAATCATCATGGGCCTTGCCTGGGATGCGGTGAAGTCCAAAGGTTTCCTAGGCTTTGGCGGCAGCGCGCCGGATATCGATCTGGATGCATCTTGCATTTTGTTTGACGAGCAAAATCATCCGATTGATGCAGTGTGGTTTCGCCAGCTGAAATCTAAAGATGGCTCGGTGATGCATACCGGCGATAATCGCACGGGTGAAGGCGATGGCGATGATGAGCAAATTGTGGTTGATCTGACACGCGTACCTGTCAATGTTAAAAGCTTGGTATTTACAGTGAATAGCTTTACTGGCCAGAATTTCTCGCAAATTGCCAATGCCACTTGCCGTATCCTGAACGCGAATGACAATAAAGAAGTGGCTCGCTTTAATTTATCCGCACTGGGCTCGCATAATGCGCAGATTATGGCCAAGCTGTATCGCCATAATAATGAGTGGAAAATGCACGCCATCGGTGAAATTGGCAATGGCCGCACCTTTGATGAGCTGATGCCACAAATCACACCACATTTATAA
- a CDS encoding TIGR00266 family protein translates to MIVFTATGDVDPFLHVSLQKGDKIYCESDAMVMMEANLDLKGSMNGGIGRALMRSFANGESFFQQQIEAVRGEGDCLLSPTLPGALRVIDVGAKQYLLNDGAFVAATSGTEMKVRTQSIGNALFAQSGGFFVMETSGTGQVVVSGFGSMFELDVAPGKDVIIDNSHVVCWDNNLQYEISVTTGNTGGGLGGMLGNLVNSVTSGEGIVLRFSGTGKVFICSRNRDSFAEWLKKKTAG, encoded by the coding sequence ATGATTGTATTTACTGCTACCGGTGATGTTGATCCGTTTTTACATGTTTCCTTACAAAAGGGAGACAAGATCTATTGTGAATCCGATGCAATGGTGATGATGGAAGCCAATCTGGATTTAAAAGGCAGTATGAATGGCGGGATAGGCAGGGCGCTGATGCGCAGTTTTGCCAATGGCGAGTCTTTCTTTCAGCAGCAAATTGAGGCGGTAAGGGGTGAAGGCGATTGCCTGCTGTCGCCGACTCTGCCGGGTGCTTTGCGAGTCATTGATGTGGGCGCAAAACAATATTTATTAAACGATGGCGCTTTTGTAGCGGCAACATCGGGCACAGAAATGAAAGTGCGTACGCAAAGTATTGGCAACGCGCTATTTGCCCAGTCTGGTGGCTTTTTTGTGATGGAAACCTCGGGTACAGGGCAGGTGGTGGTATCGGGCTTTGGTTCGATGTTTGAGCTGGATGTCGCGCCCGGCAAAGATGTGATTATCGATAACTCGCATGTGGTGTGCTGGGACAATAATTTGCAATACGAAATCTCGGTAACCACAGGCAACACCGGCGGTGGCCTCGGCGGTATGCTGGGTAATCTGGTCAATAGCGTGACCAGTGGCGAAGGCATTGTGCTGCGCTTTAGCGGCACAGGTAAGGTATTTATTTGCTCTAGAAATCGAGATTCTTTTGCCGAGTGGCTGAAGAAAAAAACCGCTGGCTAA
- a CDS encoding VWA domain-containing protein: MTLLAKGQRLKIRDLVSTGAFQVGLVAEGLPVDFACFGLDSAGKLSDDRYMTFFNQPRSPCGGVVLCKTPADAVGFAFQLDQLPLSIERVVVAVSASEDGAMSALRSGYLRIIEGEREHARFSFLGSDFSAERALMLGEFYRKDGDWRFMAVGQGFDGGLDALVRHFGGSVEDNPLPAKVSLEKKIASEAPQLVNLHKAAGVSLQKAGLERHRARVCLCLDISGSMSALYKKGLVQSFAERILALACQFDDDGAIDVFLFGEKVHQPSPMELANFQGYIQQIIQRHPLEGDTRYGRAMEAIRKCYFPENAGGECHGQSKASQPVYVMFVTDGSTSDQALTEKQLRWSSKEPIFWQFMGIGKGRKSKSKRLLAFADSDFPFLESLDDLPGRLIDNADYFSLSSPDEYSDAALYDLLMTEYPGWLKLAAQHGLI, translated from the coding sequence ATGACCTTACTTGCAAAGGGCCAGCGCCTGAAAATTCGGGATTTGGTTTCGACGGGTGCCTTTCAAGTGGGTCTTGTTGCCGAAGGTTTGCCAGTCGATTTCGCCTGCTTTGGGCTGGATTCGGCTGGCAAATTATCTGACGATCGATATATGACGTTTTTTAATCAGCCACGCAGCCCTTGCGGTGGCGTTGTGCTGTGTAAAACGCCAGCGGATGCAGTAGGTTTTGCTTTCCAGCTCGATCAATTACCACTCAGCATTGAGCGGGTAGTGGTGGCGGTTAGTGCGAGCGAAGATGGGGCGATGTCGGCTTTGCGCTCTGGTTATTTAAGAATTATTGAGGGAGAGCGTGAACATGCCCGCTTTTCTTTTTTAGGATCTGATTTTTCTGCCGAGCGCGCTTTAATGCTGGGCGAGTTTTATCGTAAAGATGGCGATTGGCGTTTTATGGCCGTGGGCCAAGGCTTTGATGGCGGGCTGGATGCTTTAGTGAGGCATTTTGGTGGCAGCGTTGAAGATAATCCGCTGCCAGCTAAGGTCTCTTTAGAGAAAAAAATAGCGAGCGAAGCGCCGCAGCTGGTCAATTTACATAAGGCTGCGGGTGTTTCGCTGCAAAAAGCGGGCTTAGAGCGCCATCGCGCCAGAGTCTGTTTATGCCTTGATATTTCCGGCTCAATGAGTGCCCTGTATAAAAAGGGGCTAGTACAATCTTTTGCGGAGCGCATTCTTGCATTGGCTTGTCAGTTTGACGATGACGGTGCCATTGATGTGTTCTTGTTTGGCGAAAAGGTCCATCAGCCATCGCCTATGGAGTTAGCTAACTTTCAGGGCTATATCCAGCAGATTATCCAGCGTCACCCCTTAGAAGGCGACACGCGCTACGGGCGTGCGATGGAGGCGATTCGCAAATGTTACTTTCCAGAAAACGCAGGTGGCGAATGCCACGGGCAGAGTAAAGCAAGCCAGCCGGTCTATGTCATGTTTGTAACTGATGGATCTACCTCAGATCAAGCACTGACCGAAAAGCAATTGCGCTGGTCGAGTAAAGAGCCCATTTTCTGGCAGTTTATGGGGATTGGTAAGGGCAGAAAATCGAAGAGTAAACGCTTATTGGCGTTTGCCGATTCTGATTTCCCCTTTCTAGAAAGCCTTGATGATTTACCAGGGCGCTTGATTGATAATGCCGATTATTTCTCGCTGAGCTCTCCTGATGAGTATTCTGATGCAGCGTTGTATGACCTGCTCATGACTGAATACCCTGGCTGGCTAAAGCTGGCTGCTCAGCATGGGCTTATTTAA